One genomic segment of Desulfomicrobium sp. ZS1 includes these proteins:
- the clpP gene encoding ATP-dependent Clp endopeptidase proteolytic subunit ClpP, which yields MVSNSVFVIENTGRGERMYDIYSRLLKDRIVLLGTPIDDHVANSICAQLLFLESENPEKQIYMYINSPGGAVTAGMAIYDTMQYISAPVATLCIGQAASMAAVLLAAGEKGMRYTLPHSRIMIHQPMGGFQGQATDIAIQAKEIIRLRGELNGILANHTGQTLEKVEQDTERDYFMSGEEACAYGLIDQVLASRKELE from the coding sequence ATGGTCAGTAATTCCGTATTCGTCATTGAAAACACCGGCCGCGGCGAGCGGATGTACGATATATATTCCCGCCTGCTCAAAGACCGCATCGTGCTTCTGGGCACTCCCATCGACGATCACGTCGCTAATTCCATTTGCGCCCAGCTGCTTTTTCTGGAGTCGGAAAATCCGGAGAAGCAGATCTACATGTACATCAACTCCCCCGGCGGGGCAGTGACGGCCGGCATGGCCATCTATGACACCATGCAGTACATCTCCGCGCCCGTGGCCACCCTGTGCATCGGCCAGGCCGCAAGCATGGCGGCGGTGCTTCTGGCTGCCGGCGAGAAGGGCATGCGCTACACGCTGCCGCATTCGCGCATCATGATCCACCAGCCCATGGGCGGTTTCCAGGGCCAGGCTACGGACATCGCCATCCAGGCCAAGGAAATCATCCGGCTGCGCGGCGAATTGAACGGCATTTTGGCAAATCATACTGGTCAGACGCTGGAAAAGGTTGAACAGGACACGGAACGGGATTATTTCATGAGCGGGGAAGAAGCCTGCGCTTACGGTCTCATCGACCAGGTTCTGGCCTCCCGCAAGGAACTGGAATAG
- the tig gene encoding trigger factor, which yields MEYKVEELSPVKRKVAVEVSVEEVHAALAATVALYRKGADIKGFRKGKVPSSVVEAKYRKQIYGEATTDLINYHINDILGELKLSPLSRIDVDAKEMERDENFSYSFSFEIAPSFDLPEYKGLAVEEEDVVVDPQQVEDVIERIRQNMAKTMIIKEERPAATGDIAVIDFQAFQDGAAMEGIAANKFELPLGEGNSLPEFEDIVIGMTPGETKENALTFPADFINDKLAGQTVSMQVTLHAIKARNLPEVDADFAEQAGGYSSVQDLKDAIEKSYVSTRKQLVKGDAQKKLLDGIKAEISFELPQSIVEEQIDKQIVELQGKLERQGKSLDSLGRTPAELREENRAQAEDVVKSSLVLLAIASAENLTVDPQEVDLVLQKMAASTGQDFHSIKDYYEQHNLMIPLKDRVLADKAMELIYENATVTTVPPAVAPNA from the coding sequence ATGGAATACAAAGTCGAAGAACTTTCCCCGGTCAAGCGCAAAGTGGCGGTGGAAGTAAGCGTCGAGGAAGTGCATGCCGCGCTGGCCGCCACCGTGGCCCTGTACCGCAAGGGTGCGGACATCAAGGGCTTTCGCAAGGGCAAGGTCCCGTCCTCCGTGGTCGAGGCCAAGTACCGCAAGCAGATTTACGGCGAGGCCACGACCGACCTGATCAACTATCATATCAATGATATTCTGGGCGAACTCAAGCTTTCCCCCCTGTCCCGCATCGACGTGGATGCCAAGGAGATGGAGCGGGACGAGAATTTTTCCTATTCCTTTTCTTTTGAAATCGCGCCGTCTTTCGACCTGCCCGAGTACAAGGGCCTGGCCGTTGAAGAGGAAGACGTGGTCGTCGACCCGCAGCAAGTCGAGGATGTTATCGAGCGTATCCGTCAGAACATGGCCAAGACCATGATCATAAAAGAGGAGCGTCCCGCCGCTACCGGCGACATCGCGGTCATCGACTTCCAGGCTTTCCAGGACGGGGCCGCCATGGAAGGGATCGCAGCCAACAAGTTTGAGCTCCCCTTGGGCGAAGGCAATTCCCTGCCCGAGTTCGAGGATATCGTCATCGGCATGACGCCCGGCGAAACCAAGGAGAATGCGCTGACCTTCCCCGCGGATTTCATCAACGACAAGCTGGCCGGCCAGACCGTGTCCATGCAGGTCACCCTGCATGCCATCAAGGCCCGCAATCTTCCCGAGGTCGATGCTGATTTCGCAGAGCAGGCCGGCGGCTATTCCTCGGTGCAGGATCTGAAAGACGCCATCGAGAAGTCTTATGTTTCGACCCGCAAGCAGCTGGTCAAGGGCGATGCCCAGAAGAAGCTCCTGGACGGCATCAAGGCCGAGATCAGCTTCGAGCTGCCGCAGAGCATCGTCGAAGAGCAGATCGACAAGCAGATCGTAGAGCTGCAGGGCAAGCTTGAGCGTCAGGGCAAGAGCCTCGACTCTCTGGGCCGCACTCCTGCGGAGCTGCGCGAAGAGAACCGCGCGCAGGCCGAAGACGTGGTCAAGTCCTCGCTGGTTTTGCTGGCTATCGCGAGCGCCGAGAATCTGACGGTCGATCCGCAGGAAGTGGATCTGGTCCTGCAGAAGATGGCCGCATCCACCGGTCAGGACTTTCATTCCATCAAGGATTATTACGAGCAGCACAATCTGATGATTCCGCTTAAAGATCGGGTCCTGGCCGACAAAGCCATGGAACTTATTTACGAAAACGCCACTGTGACCACGGTTCCCCCGGCAGTCGCTCCGAACGCATAG
- a CDS encoding ATP-dependent RecD-like DNA helicase, which yields MCSIQGEVITVVYHNPENGYVIARLDSPSEPGQVNVVGLLGDVAPGESLRMTGEWVEHPKFGRQFKADSCEHLLPASINGIRRFLGSGAVKGIGEKTADRMISRFGSQILDIMDSDPEQLLEVEGIGPAKLKTIVSSWQEKREVRGLMLFLQTHGVATTFAHRIFRHYGVNAVQRLRANPYDLAYDIHGIGFRTADEVALKLGFAEDAPQRLEAGVEYCLRQAADGAGHMFLPRSTLAEESAKLLGCHDLELIEEQIEALAERKRLLIEPLPEKGVAEAVFLTYFYRTEREIASRLQGLLDHVSRLDPQKISKAVEREEQRQSLTLSEEQRAAVESACGHKVSIITGGPGTGKTTITRVVVRALKALGLKISLAAPTGRAAKRLAEATGFTATTLHRLLRYQPATGFEFNEEKKLSADVMVVDEVSMLDCGLCLSLLRALPLTCRLVFVGDENQLPSVGAGNVLGDMIESGVIPAVRLTHIYRQARESMIVVNAHRINEGEFPLGSPEAPPKADFFWVEKENLIELQALVLRMVCERIPEAYGLDPMTDVQVLTPMHKGEVGTVALNRLLQERLNPDGRELVRGQRAYRVGDRILQLRNNYDKEVFNGDLGRILAIDTEDETLHAEFDGRDVEYGFDELDEIGLAYAISVHKSQGSEYPAVVMPVVSQHYMLLQRNLIYTGLTRARKLAVLMGSRRAMHMGLGNERGRQRHTSLAVRLAKEVQI from the coding sequence ATGTGCAGCATACAGGGCGAAGTCATTACCGTCGTCTACCACAATCCCGAAAACGGGTACGTCATCGCGCGGCTGGATTCGCCGTCCGAGCCCGGCCAGGTCAATGTGGTCGGGCTGCTGGGCGATGTGGCCCCAGGTGAATCCCTGCGCATGACCGGCGAGTGGGTCGAGCACCCCAAGTTCGGACGGCAGTTCAAGGCGGATTCCTGCGAGCATCTTCTGCCTGCGTCCATAAACGGCATTCGCCGTTTTTTGGGCTCCGGCGCGGTCAAAGGCATCGGCGAGAAAACCGCCGATCGTATGATCAGCCGCTTCGGCAGTCAGATTCTCGACATCATGGATTCGGACCCTGAGCAGCTGCTGGAAGTGGAGGGCATCGGTCCGGCCAAATTAAAGACCATTGTCTCGTCCTGGCAGGAGAAGCGGGAAGTGCGCGGGCTGATGCTCTTTCTGCAGACCCACGGCGTGGCCACGACCTTCGCCCATCGCATCTTCCGTCATTACGGGGTCAACGCCGTGCAGCGCCTGCGGGCCAATCCCTACGACTTGGCCTACGATATCCACGGCATCGGGTTCCGCACCGCCGACGAGGTGGCGCTCAAGCTCGGTTTTGCCGAGGACGCGCCCCAGCGTCTGGAGGCCGGGGTGGAATACTGCCTGCGCCAGGCGGCGGATGGGGCGGGGCACATGTTTCTGCCGCGCTCCACGCTGGCGGAGGAGTCGGCCAAGCTGCTGGGCTGCCATGACCTGGAGCTGATCGAGGAGCAGATCGAGGCCCTGGCCGAGCGCAAGCGGCTGCTGATCGAGCCCTTGCCGGAGAAGGGCGTGGCCGAGGCCGTTTTTCTGACCTATTTCTACCGTACCGAGCGTGAGATCGCGTCGCGTTTGCAGGGGCTTCTGGATCATGTCAGCCGTCTCGACCCGCAGAAAATATCAAAAGCCGTGGAGCGTGAGGAGCAGCGTCAGTCCCTGACCCTGTCGGAAGAGCAGCGCGCGGCGGTGGAGTCGGCCTGCGGGCACAAGGTGTCCATCATTACCGGCGGACCGGGTACGGGCAAGACGACCATCACCCGTGTCGTGGTGCGGGCCTTGAAAGCCCTGGGGCTGAAGATTTCCCTGGCCGCGCCCACGGGCCGGGCCGCCAAAAGGCTGGCCGAGGCCACCGGGTTCACGGCCACGACCCTGCACCGCCTGCTGCGTTATCAGCCGGCCACGGGTTTCGAGTTCAACGAGGAGAAGAAACTCTCCGCCGACGTCATGGTCGTGGACGAGGTCTCCATGCTCGACTGCGGTCTGTGCCTGTCGCTGTTGCGCGCCCTGCCCCTGACCTGCCGCCTGGTTTTCGTCGGCGACGAGAACCAGCTGCCGTCTGTGGGCGCGGGCAACGTGCTGGGCGACATGATCGAGAGCGGCGTGATTCCCGCCGTGCGCCTGACGCACATCTACCGTCAGGCGCGGGAGAGCATGATCGTGGTCAATGCCCACCGCATCAACGAGGGCGAGTTTCCCCTCGGCAGCCCGGAGGCTCCGCCCAAGGCCGATTTTTTTTGGGTCGAGAAGGAGAATCTCATTGAACTGCAGGCCCTGGTCCTGCGCATGGTCTGCGAACGCATCCCCGAAGCGTACGGACTTGATCCCATGACCGACGTGCAGGTGCTCACTCCCATGCACAAGGGCGAGGTCGGTACCGTGGCCCTGAACCGCCTGCTGCAGGAACGTCTCAATCCGGATGGCCGGGAACTGGTGCGCGGCCAGCGTGCTTACCGGGTCGGGGACCGCATTCTGCAACTCCGGAACAACTACGACAAGGAAGTCTTCAACGGCGATCTTGGCCGCATCCTCGCTATCGACACCGAAGACGAAACCCTGCATGCGGAATTCGATGGCCGGGACGTGGAGTACGGGTTCGACGAACTCGACGAGATCGGTCTGGCCTACGCCATCAGCGTGCACAAGAGCCAGGGCAGCGAGTATCCGGCCGTGGTCATGCCGGTGGTCTCGCAACACTACATGCTCCTGCAAAGAAATCTCATCTACACCGGATTGACCAGGGCCCGGAAGCTGGCCGTACTCATGGGCTCGCGCCGCGCCATGCACATGGGCCTGGGCAACGAGCGCGGGCGGCAACGTCATACGTCTCTGGCCGTGCGCCTGGCAAAAGAGGTTCAAATCTAG
- the recR gene encoding recombination mediator RecR, which produces MQRLPAPLQKIVDQFSALPGVGPKSALRMALTLLKWPEESVRSFGRDIEGLRSALHICSRCCGLADSDPCHLCADPKRTPEQLCLVSEWDSLMVMEESGIFKGRYLILGGLLSPLDGIDARTLEMDKLESILREGQVREVILALGSTMEAEATGSYVHNLLMRSFPDVAVTRLAQGIPLGSEIKYVDRETLKQSLKHRQSL; this is translated from the coding sequence GTGCAGCGCCTTCCCGCCCCTTTGCAAAAGATAGTTGATCAGTTTTCGGCCCTGCCCGGGGTGGGGCCGAAAAGCGCCTTGCGCATGGCCCTGACCCTGCTCAAATGGCCCGAGGAATCCGTGCGTTCCTTTGGTCGGGACATCGAGGGCCTGCGCAGCGCCCTACATATCTGCTCGCGATGCTGCGGCCTGGCCGACAGCGATCCCTGCCATCTCTGCGCAGATCCCAAGCGGACGCCGGAGCAGCTCTGCCTGGTCTCGGAATGGGACAGCCTCATGGTCATGGAGGAATCCGGCATCTTCAAGGGCCGCTATCTGATCCTGGGCGGCTTGCTTTCTCCTCTGGACGGAATTGATGCCAGGACGCTCGAGATGGACAAGCTCGAATCCATCCTGCGCGAGGGGCAGGTGCGCGAAGTCATCCTGGCCCTGGGCTCGACCATGGAGGCCGAAGCCACGGGGTCCTATGTGCACAACCTGCTGATGCGCAGTTTTCCGGACGTTGCCGTGACCCGTCTGGCCCAGGGCATTCCGCTGGGCTCGGAGATCAAATACGTGGACCGCGAAACCCTGAAACAGTCCCTCAAACACAGGCAGTCCCTGTAG
- a CDS encoding YbaB/EbfC family nucleoid-associated protein, giving the protein MNELIRQAQMMQKKMLRTQEEIGKKEVEASVGGGMVTVKATCSGEVLSVVIDPAVLEDVEMLQDMVLAAVNEALKKGKDLMQGEMAQITGGMKIPGLF; this is encoded by the coding sequence ATGAACGAACTTATCAGACAGGCGCAGATGATGCAGAAGAAGATGCTGCGCACCCAGGAAGAGATAGGCAAGAAGGAAGTGGAGGCCAGCGTTGGCGGTGGCATGGTCACGGTCAAGGCGACCTGCTCCGGCGAGGTATTGTCGGTGGTTATCGATCCGGCCGTGCTCGAAGACGTGGAAATGCTCCAGGACATGGTCCTCGCCGCGGTCAACGAAGCTTTGAAGAAGGGCAAGGACCTGATGCAGGGCGAGATGGCCCAGATCACCGGCGGGATGAAGATCCCCGGCCTTTTCTAG
- the dnaX gene encoding DNA polymerase III subunit gamma/tau: protein MSQESLTARYRPQSFAEVAGQDAVKRILSRAASTGRVAPAYLFSGTRGVGKTTLARIFAKALNCQNGPASEPCNQCSICRQITLGSAVDVVEIDGASNTGVDNVRRLKEDVGYAPLECRYKVIIIDEAHMLSKQAFNALLKTLEEPPGHVTFIMATTEPEKFPQTIISRCQHFVFKRLPQAELVRHLDGVLKRESFPAEPSAVTLVARRGAGSVRDGMSLLGQVMALGSDSLTLADVREVLGLAGGEVFVRLIECVQSRDLQGLHALLTQILDQGVDLGFFLRELAGCWRNLFLLHQMGDAARSIIDLPAEEVDIWAAVAPGFSLGHLHAAWQMTMDSQRKVLTSMEPALALELLLLNLACLPDLLAMGAGDARPGGDPGRGAAPGRPAPPRLQAPSVSPRSVSAPARPASQPPASTVTLREGQADFKSRADGPGAVPPSSATQAAPVAQSASVAQAASVAQPASVAQAASVAQPASVAQAASVAQPASVAQAAPVAQAAPAGPRNWAGFVAFCAKRGEGAKPLPGLDKAQGELQGAELVLTSQHIFLCDRLKASMPLLTEAARSYFGPGVVVRVDTPAESVRKTRTELRELALADPVVREAQEKFQARIVEVRPPANGNSKESEI, encoded by the coding sequence ATGAGCCAGGAAAGCCTTACCGCCCGTTACCGCCCTCAGAGTTTTGCAGAAGTGGCCGGCCAGGACGCTGTCAAGCGCATCCTTTCCCGGGCTGCGTCCACCGGACGGGTCGCGCCGGCCTATCTGTTCAGCGGGACGCGCGGGGTGGGCAAGACCACTCTGGCGCGGATCTTCGCCAAGGCCCTGAACTGTCAGAATGGCCCCGCCTCCGAGCCCTGCAACCAGTGTTCGATCTGCCGTCAGATCACACTCGGTTCGGCTGTGGACGTGGTCGAGATCGACGGCGCCTCCAACACCGGAGTGGACAATGTCCGCCGCCTGAAAGAGGACGTGGGCTACGCGCCCCTTGAATGCCGCTACAAGGTCATCATCATCGACGAAGCGCACATGCTCTCCAAGCAGGCCTTCAACGCGCTCCTGAAAACCCTCGAAGAACCGCCCGGCCACGTGACCTTCATCATGGCCACCACGGAGCCGGAAAAATTTCCTCAGACCATCATCAGTCGCTGCCAGCATTTCGTCTTCAAGCGTCTGCCGCAGGCCGAACTGGTGCGGCATCTCGATGGTGTGCTCAAACGTGAATCCTTTCCGGCCGAGCCTTCCGCCGTGACTCTTGTCGCCCGGCGCGGGGCCGGATCGGTGCGCGACGGCATGTCGCTTTTGGGTCAGGTCATGGCCCTGGGTTCCGATTCCCTGACCCTGGCCGACGTGCGCGAGGTGCTGGGCCTGGCCGGGGGAGAGGTCTTCGTGCGCCTGATCGAATGCGTGCAGTCCCGCGACCTGCAAGGCCTGCACGCCCTGCTGACCCAGATCCTGGACCAGGGCGTGGACCTGGGTTTCTTCCTGCGCGAGCTGGCCGGATGCTGGCGCAATCTTTTTCTGCTGCACCAAATGGGTGACGCCGCGCGAAGCATCATCGATCTGCCGGCCGAAGAGGTGGACATCTGGGCCGCTGTCGCGCCCGGCTTTTCCCTTGGGCATTTGCACGCGGCCTGGCAGATGACCATGGACAGCCAGCGCAAGGTGCTGACCAGCATGGAGCCGGCCCTGGCCCTGGAACTCCTGCTCCTCAATCTGGCTTGCCTGCCGGATCTTTTGGCCATGGGTGCCGGTGACGCCCGCCCCGGCGGCGATCCCGGCCGCGGAGCTGCTCCGGGGCGCCCCGCCCCGCCCCGCCTTCAGGCCCCGTCCGTTTCGCCCCGGTCCGTTTCCGCGCCGGCGCGCCCTGCCTCGCAGCCTCCGGCGTCGACGGTTACGCTGCGGGAAGGGCAGGCTGATTTCAAAAGCCGGGCCGATGGTCCCGGCGCTGTTCCGCCCAGCTCCGCCACGCAGGCCGCGCCCGTCGCCCAGTCCGCGTCTGTCGCCCAGGCCGCGTCTGTCGCCCAGCCCGCGTCTGTCGCCCAGGCCGCGTCTGTCGCCCAGCCCGCGTCTGTCGCCCAGGCCGCGTCTGTCGCCCAGCCCGCGTCTGTCGCCCAGGCCGCGCCTGTCGCACAGGCCGCGCCTGCCGGTCCCAGGAACTGGGCCGGATTTGTGGCTTTTTGCGCCAAGCGGGGGGAAGGGGCAAAGCCTCTGCCCGGTCTGGACAAGGCGCAGGGGGAGCTCCAGGGCGCGGAGCTCGTGTTGACCAGCCAGCATATTTTTTTGTGCGACCGCTTAAAAGCCAGCATGCCTTTGCTGACGGAAGCGGCGCGTTCCTATTTCGGCCCGGGGGTGGTCGTGCGGGTTGATACCCCGGCGGAGTCGGTGCGCAAGACCCGCACCGAATTGCGCGAGCTGGCGCTGGCCGATCCCGTGGTGCGTGAGGCTCAGGAAAAATTTCAGGCCCGGATTGTCGAGGTCCGGCCCCCAGCAAACGGAAATTCCAAGGAGAGCGAGATATGA
- a CDS encoding branched-chain amino acid transaminase — protein MVQKADKIWFDGKLVPWDEAQVHVLTHTLHYGVGVFEGIRCYVCSDGSSAVFRLQEHVERLFLSAKINEMVIPFTQQQIFDAIIDTLKANRQPEGYVRPLCFIGAGAMGVYPADNPIQTIIATWPWGAYLGAEALEKGIRIKTSTFTRHHVNVMMTKAKTCGNYVNSVLAKREALADGYHEALMLDAEGYVSEATGENIFMVRNGVVKTPPLGSILAGITRETLMILAEDLGYTVVEERFTRDELYCADEAFFTGTAAEVTPIREIDRRTIGQGSRGPVTAALQDAYFKLLRGDNPKYGKWLARYTI, from the coding sequence ATGGTTCAGAAAGCTGACAAGATTTGGTTCGATGGTAAGCTCGTGCCCTGGGACGAGGCGCAGGTCCACGTTCTGACCCACACCCTGCATTACGGCGTGGGCGTTTTCGAGGGCATCCGCTGCTACGTGTGTTCCGACGGAAGCTCGGCCGTATTCCGGCTGCAGGAGCATGTGGAGCGGCTCTTTCTGTCGGCCAAGATCAACGAGATGGTTATCCCCTTCACGCAGCAGCAGATTTTCGACGCCATCATCGACACCTTGAAAGCCAATCGCCAACCTGAAGGTTACGTCCGGCCCCTGTGCTTCATCGGCGCCGGAGCCATGGGCGTCTATCCCGCCGACAACCCCATCCAGACCATCATCGCCACTTGGCCGTGGGGCGCGTATCTTGGCGCCGAAGCCCTGGAGAAAGGCATCCGCATCAAGACCTCGACTTTCACCCGGCACCACGTCAACGTCATGATGACCAAGGCCAAGACCTGCGGTAACTACGTCAACTCCGTGCTGGCCAAGCGCGAGGCCCTGGCCGACGGCTATCACGAGGCTCTCATGCTCGACGCCGAAGGGTACGTGTCCGAGGCCACCGGGGAAAACATCTTCATGGTCCGAAACGGCGTGGTCAAGACTCCGCCCCTGGGTTCCATCCTGGCCGGCATCACCCGCGAGACGCTTATGATCCTGGCCGAGGATCTCGGCTACACCGTCGTCGAGGAACGTTTCACCCGTGACGAACTGTACTGCGCCGACGAGGCCTTTTTCACCGGCACCGCGGCGGAGGTCACGCCCATCCGCGAAATCGACCGCCGCACCATCGGCCAGGGCAGTCGCGGCCCGGTCACGGCGGCCTTGCAGGACGCCTACTTCAAGCTGCTGCGCGGCGACAATCCGAAGTACGGAAAGTGGCTGGCCCGTTACACGATCTAG
- the der gene encoding ribosome biogenesis GTPase Der yields the protein MNQHLPMVALIGRPNVGKSTLFNRLIKRRVSITHDMAGVTRDSIFSEVRGETRSYMLIDTGGLVPDSSDEIEISIFDQAREAMAGADLILFIVDGRTGLHPQDEQVGQYLRQSGKEVRVLVNKVDGPEQEETLAADFYSLGFPLQCVSASHGFGMGDLREMIETALPKDECENVEQPQGGLKIALLGRPNAGKSSTINALLGKNRLMVSAEAGTTRDCVDVTVQRGGKTYTFVDTAGVRRKSKVIDSLEYFSVVHSMQAAKQADVVVLVLDIMDGVVGQDKRLLSFLDTEKIPFVIVVNKIDLLSKDQLAKTKKDLVDQFAFCAHVPVLYSSSVSMAGLGGLLPLIEKLWEQCGQRVTTGELNRLVKMVTERHQPPVMGGRRGKIYYMTQADSRPPTFVFFVNDEKLFHGSYVRYLENQLRKVFRMDKTPIRMVFRSSHDNEKGK from the coding sequence GCAAATCCACTCTTTTCAACCGCCTCATCAAAAGGCGGGTCTCCATTACCCACGACATGGCCGGCGTGACCCGGGACAGCATCTTCAGCGAGGTGCGCGGCGAAACGCGTTCGTACATGCTGATCGACACGGGCGGCCTGGTCCCTGATTCCAGCGACGAGATCGAGATCAGCATCTTCGACCAGGCCCGTGAGGCCATGGCCGGGGCGGATCTGATCCTGTTCATTGTCGACGGTCGGACCGGGTTGCACCCCCAGGACGAACAGGTCGGGCAGTATCTGCGCCAGAGCGGCAAGGAAGTGCGCGTCCTCGTCAACAAGGTGGATGGCCCCGAGCAGGAGGAGACCCTGGCGGCCGATTTTTACAGTCTGGGCTTTCCCCTGCAGTGCGTGTCCGCCTCCCATGGCTTCGGCATGGGCGATCTGCGTGAGATGATCGAGACAGCGCTGCCGAAGGATGAGTGCGAAAACGTCGAGCAGCCTCAGGGAGGCCTCAAGATCGCCCTGCTTGGCCGCCCCAACGCGGGCAAGTCCTCGACCATCAACGCGCTTCTGGGCAAGAACCGGCTCATGGTCAGCGCCGAGGCCGGCACCACCCGCGACTGCGTGGACGTAACCGTGCAGCGCGGGGGCAAGACCTACACCTTTGTGGACACCGCCGGGGTGCGCCGCAAGTCCAAGGTCATCGATTCCCTGGAATATTTCAGCGTCGTGCATTCCATGCAGGCCGCCAAGCAGGCCGACGTGGTCGTGCTGGTGCTCGACATCATGGACGGCGTGGTCGGGCAGGACAAGCGGCTGTTGTCCTTTCTGGACACGGAGAAGATTCCCTTTGTCATCGTCGTCAACAAGATCGACCTCTTGAGCAAAGATCAGCTGGCCAAGACCAAGAAGGATCTGGTGGACCAGTTCGCTTTTTGTGCCCATGTGCCGGTGCTCTATTCCTCGTCCGTGTCCATGGCGGGGCTGGGCGGGCTTTTGCCCCTGATCGAGAAGCTCTGGGAGCAGTGCGGCCAGCGCGTGACCACGGGCGAACTCAACCGCCTGGTCAAGATGGTCACCGAACGGCATCAGCCGCCGGTCATGGGCGGTCGCCGGGGCAAGATCTACTACATGACCCAGGCCGACTCCCGGCCGCCGACCTTTGTCTTCTTCGTCAACGACGAGAAGCTCTTTCACGGCAGTTACGTGCGCTATCTGGAAAATCAGCTGCGCAAGGTCTTCCGCATGGACAAGACGCCCATCCGCATGGTCTTCCGTTCCAGCCACGACAACGAAAAAGGCAAGTAG